One Solanum lycopersicum chromosome 2, SLM_r2.1 genomic region harbors:
- the LOC101258801 gene encoding WRKY transcription factor 6 — MINWSLMDKGWGLTLENKPFFGFNHMMNRREEQLVADHDKKEVDFFSHHNRKAIHHDFIKKEDLNSTTITTPSKFIVNTGLQLVTASDQSTVDDGELILEEERAKNELAELQVELRRMNAENQRLRGMLTQVTNNYTALQMHLATLMQQQRQNISITQNTHDHNFQIVEAKLNQEKIVPRRFLELGRSGNDLSHNSNSSSEERTVSKSPRNDTQVTIMHNKGREESPESDSWVPNKVPKLNSSMPIDPTTDATMRKARVSVRARSEAPMISDGCQWRKYGQKMAKGNPCPRAYYRCTMAVGCPVRKQVQRCAEDRTILNTTYEGTHNHPLPPAAMAMASTTSAAANMLLSGSMSSADGVLMNPNFLARTMLPCSSSMATISASAPFPTVTLDLTQNQNSLTYNQRSTQISQFQVPFQSSPQHPNFITSMPPPPMPQVLHNQSKFSGLQISQDIHHPQQLQHVQNHQSFSDTLTAATAAITADPNFTAALAAAISSIITGPGKEQ; from the exons atGATTAATTGGTCTCTTATGGATAAAGGATGGGGACTTACACTTGAGAATAAGCCTTTTTTTGGGTTTAATCATATGATGAACCGTAGAGAAGAGCAATTAGTAGCTGATCATGACAAAAAAGAAGTTGATTTCTTCTCTCATCATAATAGGAAGGCTATACATCATGATTTTATAAAgaaggaagatttgaatagtacTACTATTACTACGCCATCGAAATTCATTGTAAAT actGGTTTGCAACTTGTGACTGCAAGTGATCAATCAACGGTAGATGATGGGGAGTTAATACTAGAAGAAGAAAGAGCTAAAAATGAG TTAGCAGAACTACAAGTTGAATTGAGAAGGATGAATGCCGAAAATCAACGTTTGAGAGGGATGCTTACCCAAGTCACCAATAATTATACTGCACTTCAGATGCATCTTGCTACACTAATGCAACAACAACGACAAAACATTTCAATAACTCAAAATACACATGACCACAATTTTCAGATTGTGGAAGCAAagttaaatcaagaaaaaatcgTTCCAAGAAGATTCCTGGAATTAGGTCGAAGTGGTAACGATCTATCTCATAATTCCAATTCTTCATCAGAAGAAAGAACAGTTTCTAAATCACCTCGAAACGATACACAAGTTACAATTATGCATAATAAAGGCAGAGAAGAAAGCCCAGAATCTGATAGTTGGGTACCTAACAAGGTCCCCAAATTGAATTCCTCAATGCCAATTGATCCAACAACAGACGCAACCATGAGAAAAGCTCGTGTCTCTGTTCGTGCCCGATCAGAAGCTCCCATG ATTAGTGATGGATGTCAATGGAGAAAATATGGACAGAAAATGGCGAAAGGCAATCCATGTCCTCGAGCTTATTATCGCTGCACTATGGCTGTTGGTTGCCCAGTACGAAAACAG GTTCAAAGGTGTGCTGAGGACAGGACAATTTTGAATACAACTTATGAGGGTACACACAACCACCCTCTACCACCAGCGGCTATGGCTATGGCATCGACTACATCAGCTGCAGCAAATATGTTGCTATCAGGTTCGATGTCAAGTGCAGATGGTGTGTTAATGAATCCGAATTTCCTAGCTAGGACTATGCTTCCATGTTCGTCAAGTATGGCGACTATTTCAGCATCAGCTCCGTTTCCCACTGTAACATTGGACCTAACTCAAAATCAAAACTCGTTGACTTATAATCAAAGAAGTACTcaaatttctcaatttcaaGTTCCTTTCCAATCGAGCCCTCAACATCCGAACTTTATTACATCAATGCCACCACCACCAATGCCTCAGGTTTTACATAACCAATCAAAGTTTTCAGGCCTACAAATTTCTCAAGACATTCATCATCCTCAACAATTACAACATGTTCAAAACCACCAATCATTTTCCGACACGCTCACCGCCGCCACTGCCGCCATAACGGCCGATCCCAATTTCACTGCCGCGCTGGCCGCGGCAATCTCGTCCATAATTACTGGTCCTGGAAAAGAACAGTAG